DNA from Bacteroidota bacterium:
AAAAACCAAAAAATCTTTGCGGTCTTCTTGAATTTCTCTTTGCGCTCTCTGCGGTGAAGCAATTTTACCGCAGAGGTAGCAGAGAAGAGCAAAGACCGCAGATGTTCCTGTATTTAAAAATCAAATAAATCTTTGCGCCTTAGCGCCTTTGCGTCCATATTAAAAAATCTTGCGTTCTCTGCGTTAAAACGTATTTACGAAACCCATCCGCTCTCCCGTCCGTACGACTCCCCGGATTAATGAGGTCTGAATGTTAAAAAGCACGATTCTGTCTGGTTTGTTTTTCCTGTCACCGTTCCTGTCGGTGGCACAGTGGATTCATGAACCTTCCGTCACTGATCCGGAACTGTACGATCTTCATTCCGATGGCGGGCAACTGGTCGTTACCGGATCATCCGGTGTCTGGATCCGGGAAAATGAAAAGTCCGGTTGGGAGTTCAAATCCATACAGTCTGATATCGATCTGGTGGCTTCCTTCACCACTCATCAGCAAAACTGGTATGCCGGTGTACTTGATGGCGCCGTTTATCGGAGTGACAATCAGGGTGACTCCTGGGAGCCGTTAACGGCGGGTTACCCGGTGTTCGGAGATCCTCCTCAATTCCTTTATCCTCAGTCACTGACGGTTTGGAAAAATCAGGTGGTGACGGGAACCGTCGGCAGCGGGGTTTATCAGTTAAACGGCAACACCTGGCAGGCCATGAATTCCGGACTGATCAGCAACCTGCACTACAACATCAATCAGCTTTTTACCGATGGCGATACCCTGATTGCGTCGGCCGGAGCCAATGGAACCTTTGCCTACCGGTCACCCGATGGATCGGATTGGTCGCATACTCCATTCGGCACGTTCTCAGGAGAGATTCTTTTTATTCTGGGCGGTGTCCGGACGGATTCAGGCTCACTGTTGCTGTCGGCCACCAACGGAATTTACCGCGCGTCTTCCGTATCCGGACCGTTTACCCACGTTGCTCCTTCAAGCCGGTTTTTTTCCTTCGCTCCCATGGTGCAAAGTGGTGATTCGGTGTACGTGTTTTTATCCAGACTGACGGGATCTTACCTGCTCACGTCGGGTGATGACGGACTTACCTGGAACCAGACTCAATGGTGGCCGGGAACCGTGGTGTATGACATGGTGACGTTGAATGACACCCTCTGGATTTCAACCAGCACGGGTGTGTACCATCAGGCAGTAAAGAAAACACCGGTTTCGGTTAAGGAACCAGAACTGCCTTCTGCTTTTTCCCTTGGAATTGTTTACCCGAATCCGGTCAATCCATCCGCGCAGTTCGATCTGACTGTACATCACTCCACCAACGTGAACCTGACCCTTTATTCAATCACCGGGCAGATCTTGCAGCAAGTGTATGCCGGTCCGGTCGGACCAGGCAGTCATTCTTTCCGGATAGATGCCGCCGGGCTGTCCAGTCAGGTGGCGTTTATTCGTGCGGAAGGTGAGGGAAGGCAGATGACCAGAAAAGTGGTGATCCTGAAGTAGGATTTTCTTGCTTCGATGTTTAGAAGACATTTAAACGCAATGACGCAACATATTCACAAAGAACGCTGATGTATTCGTATTAAAACCAAAAAAAAACTTTGTGGTCTTCTTGAATTTCTCTTTGCACTCTCTGCGTTAAAATGCATTTAAACGCAACGACGCAATGTATTCGCAAAGAACGCTGATGTATTCGTATTAAAACCAAAAAAAAACTTTGCGGTCTTCTGTATTTAACCTTGGCGTCTCTGCGTTAAAACGTATTTAAACGCAACGACGCAAAATATTCGTAAAGAACGCTGATGTATTCGTATTAAAACCAAAAAAAACTTTGCGGTCTTCTGTATTTAACCTTGGCGTCTCTGCGTTAAAACGTATTTAAACGCAACGACGCAAAATATTCGTAAAGAACGCTGAGGTATTCGTATTAAAACCAAAAAAAACTTTGCGGTCTTCTGTATTTAACCTTGGCGTCTCTGCGTTAAAACGCATTTCCCATTCTGGGTTAAGGAAATCAGCAGATTCTCGGCAACTGATCCCCCGCCAGCATATCAACCACCCGGTTAGAACCAATGCGGGTTTTCATGATTACCCGCGGTGTGGCTTCTGAAGTCACCTCGCCGATGATGGCCGCCCGTTCACCGGCCGGATGGTTCCGCATCACCTGAAGAACCTTTTGTGCCGTTTCAGCGGCCACGAATGACACAAACACCCCTTCATTGGCCACGTACAACGGATCAAATCCGAGCAGTTCACAAGCGGCCGCCACCGGTTCATCGATGGGAATGTCAGTTTCACGTATCCGGATGGTGTGACTGCAGGCGGTGGCCAGTTCATTGAGGGCACTCGAGAGACCACCACGGGTGGCATCACGCATCACCCGGATGGTGGGATCGGCCGCCAGCATGGCCTGGACCAATCCGTTTAACGGACGGGAATCGCTCAGAATCGGAGCATCAAACTCCAATCCATCCCGCACCGCCATGATTGCCATGCCATGCGCTGCCACCGGTCCGTTCACCAGAATCTGATCGCCCGGACGGATGTTGGCTGGCCGGATGGAAATTCCTGTTGGAATGGTGCCGATGCCCGATGTGTTGATGAAAAGTCCATCCCCCTTCCCACGCTCAACAACTTTGGTATCACCGGTGACGATTTCCACTCCGGCGGCGGCGGCAGATGTCGCAATGGATTCCAGAATGACTTCAAAGGTTGAAAGCGGCAACCCTTCCTCGATGATAAAAGCCAGCGACAGATACCGCGGAATGGCGCCGCACATGGCCAGATCATTGACCGTTCCGTTCACCGCCAGATCGCCGATGGTACCTCCGGGAAAAATCAGCGGATGGACGACATAGCTGTCGGTGGAAAAAGCCAGCGTTCCCGTTTGCACAGGTAGCATCGCTCCGTCATGCCGCTCCTGAATCATGCTGTTACGGAACCGGGAAAAAATGTGCTTTTCAAGCAATTGATTCATCAGAGTTCCGCCCGAGCCATGACCGAGAAGAATCTGCGTGTGGGTAGTGACCGGAATGGGACAGGAAAAGTGGGTTGTCATGGGTGCCTCAGTTTGTAAGATGGCAAATCTGCCGATCGGTTTCCACTCAGCTTAATCGTCACGGAAATCCGTGACCACTTACCGGAAATCCGCGGACCTGAACCAACGTGACTGTTTAAAGCCATCCCGAAACATGCTTTTCATTCCGGCAAGGTTGTTGTAAAGGGGTCTTTCATGCATTCAATACACCTCAGTCACCGGTTGCCCGGTGGTATCGTCATTGAATCAACAGTTGTCTCGGTAATCACTACTGACAGCGATGCCACACTTACTTTACTGGTACCCCGGCAGGTGATTCAGACTGTTGTACAGGAAACCACCATCCGGTTGGGGGATTCTGTCCCTCTGCATTGTGAGCCTGGTTTTTCAGAATCAAACCCACCAAAGAGCACTCAATCCTTGCAGCCATTCGAAAAGGAGACTCCAGATGAACAATAAAGACAAGACCCTGTGGGAAGACATGCAGTCCAGAGGATATTCCCGACGGGATTTTCTGAAATTCTGTGCCTGGGTAGGTGCTTTTATCGGGATTGAATCCACCGGAATCGGAAAAGTGGTCCACGCCATGGAAACTCAGAAACGACCGGCCGTCATCTGGATGCATTTTCAGGAGTGCACCTGCTGCAGCGAATCGTTTTTAAGAAGCTCCCATCCCATTGTAGCCGATATGCTTCTGAATACCATTTCTCTTGATTACAGTGAAACCCTTATGGCGGCGAGCGGTCATCAGGCAGAAGCTGCACTTCAGGAAACCATAAAGGCTAACAATGGTAACTATCTGCTGCTGATTGAAGGATCGGTACCCACAAAAGAAAATGGAGTTTACTGCTGTATTGGCGGAAAAACGGCCGGATCTATCCTCGAAGAAGTAGCCGGAGGAGCAAAAGCCATCATCGCTTGGGGAAGCTGTGCCAGCAACGGATGTGTTCAGGGTGCCTACCCGAATCCGACCGGTGCCACTCCCATTCACGAACTGATCCACGGCAAGCCCATAATCAAGGTACCTGGATGTCCGCCCATCGGTGAGGTTATGGCTGGAATCATTGTTCACCTGATGGCATTCGGTTCCATTCCGCATCTCGATGGTTTGGGACGGCCCATGGCCTTTTACAGCCGGCGGGTTCATGATACCTGTTATCGTCGCCCAAATTACGATGCCGGCTTATTTGTCGAACAATTCGATGATGAAAATGCCCGAAAGGGATATTGCCTTTACAAGGTTGGCTGCAGGGGACCTGTGACCTACAATGCCTGCGGGGTGACACGATGGAATGACGGAACCAGTTTTCCGATTCAGAGCGGACATGGATGTATCGGATGCAGCGAAGCCAATTTCTGGGATCACGGTCCCTTTTACCAGCATCTGGCCTCTTTTCCCGGATTTGGAATTGAGACCAATGCTGACACCATCGGACTGGGTCTGGGAATTGCCACCGGTGCCGGAATTCTGACCCATGCGGTGGTTACGAATGTTGCCAAGAAAAAAGTGATCAGAAAACATATCGATGAAAGCGTCCGCGAGGATGAGCCCATCAAGGAAGAAGGAGAATAATCATGGCTGAACGCATTGTCATCGATCCGGTGACGAGAATCGAAGGTCACCTCCGGCTGGAAATCGAAGTCAGAAACGGCAAGGTCGTCGATGCCTACAGCGCCGGCACCATGGTCCGGGGAATTGAACTGATTGTGAAAGACCGCGACCCCCGCGATGTCTGGGCCTTTGTGGAGCGGGTCTGCGGAGTCTGCACAACAGTTCATGCACTTGCCTCGGTCAGGGCGGTGGAAGATGCACTGGATTACCAGATTCCACCCAACGCCGACCTGATCAGAAATATCATGTTCTGCACTCAGTACATGCAGGACCATGTGGTTCACTTTTATCATCTTCATGCACTCGATTGGGTCGATGTGGTCAGTGCCCTGAAAGCCGATCCGGCAGAAACAGCACGGCTGGCACAATCCATATCATCCTGGCCCAAAAGCTCCGTTGGTCATTTCCGGGATTTGCAAAAAAGGCTGAAGGGATTTGTGGACAGTGGTCAGTTGGGAATTTTTTCCAAAGGATACTGGGGTCACAAGGCCTATCATCTGCCTCCGGAAGCCAACCTGATGGCGGTTTCTCATTACCTCGATGCACTGGAATGGCAGAAGGAAGTGGTGAGAATTCATGCGGTTTTCGGCGGAAAGAATCCGCACCCGAATTATCTCGTCGGCGGAGTCCCCTGTTCTTTTAACATTGAGGAATCGAACGCCATTAATGCCGAGCGCCTGGCCCTTGTGAAACATCTTCTCGATGAGGCTCACACCTTTGTTGAGCAGGTTTATCTGCCAGATCTGATGGCCATTGCCTCCTTCTACAAAGAGTGGGGAGCCATTGGTGGTGGTCTCGAGAATTATCTGGCATATGGCGATCTGCCAACCAACCAATTTACCGATCCATCCTCATTCAAATTTCCACGTGGAGTCATCCTCAACCGCGATCTCTCAAAAGTATATGAAGTAGATGGAAAAGATCCCGAACAGATCAAGGAGTTCATTTCCAGATCATGGTATGAGTATCTGGAAGGTGATGAAGTTGGAAAACACCCCTGGAATGGAGTAACCAATCTGGCCTATTCCGGACCAAAACCACCCTATGAGCATCTGAAGGTGGAAGAAAAATACAGCTGGCTGAAAACACCGCGCTGGAAGGGATTTCCTGTTGAGGTCGGACCGCTTTCACGCATGCTGGTGGGTTATGCTGCCGGACAGGAGGAAATCAAAGAAACAGTGGGTGCTGCCCTCCGTGATCTGAACGTACCGGTCACCGCTCTTTTTTCCACGCTTGGGCGGACCGCCGCACGCGGAATCGAAACCCGATTGGTCAGTCGCTGGTCGCTTGAATTTTACAATCAACTGGTTTCGAACATCCGGAACGGGGATACGCGGACTTTCAATGACGCCAAATGGGATCCCGATCTCTGGCCAGAAACGGCAAAGGGAGTGGGACTTTCTGAAGCACCCCGGGGAGCGCTTGCCCACTGGATTGTCATTAAAAACAAGAAGACCGAGAATTACCAGATGGTGGTGCCAAGTACCTGGAATGCCTCTCCCCGCGACTCCAAAGGACAGATGTCAGCGTATGAATCATCACTGATCGGAACACCTGTTGCCGATCCTCTCAATCCGCTCGAAGTGCTCCGCACCATTCACAGTTTCGATCCCTGTCTGGCCTGTGCGGTGCATTTGTATGATGAAAAAGGCAGTTACATTCACCAGATCGGAACCTGGTAAAGGAGGATCACATGCTTCGGAAAGCAGAACAACTTTACCGCATTTATGTGTGGGAACTGCCCGTCCGGTTTTTTCACTGGGTTACCGTAATCACCGTCGGGGTCCTGATTGTGACGGGCTATCTGATCGGGGATCCGATCGTTCTGCAGCATGGCGGGAATGATGCCTCGATGAGCTACTGGTTCGGATGGGTCCGGTTTATCCACTTTGTGGCCGCCTATGTCTTCCTCTTTAATTTCATCATCCGGATTTATTGGGGATTTGTCGGAAATAAATACGTTCACTGGCGGAATTTTTTTCCTTACAGAAAGAAGCATCTGAAAAACATGCTTGATGTTCTGACTGTGGATGTGTTTCAGTTTAAACACAAGGATATCGAATCACCGGCCCATAATTCCATTGCCTATTTCACCTACTTCATCGTCTATCTGGCATTCATTTTTGAAATTGTGACCGGATTTGGTCTCTATGCTGCCATGAGTCATTCCTGGATTGCTCAATCCTTTTCATGGATCATCCCGCTGATGGGTGGTGATCTTGCAGCCAGACAGTGGCATCACGCAATCATGTGGCTTCTGATTGTGTTCACCATCTTTCATGTTTATCTGGTCTTTTTCCATGATTACGTGGATGGGAGCGGTGTCACCACCTCGATGGTGGGAGGGTGGAAATTTATCAGCCGTAAAAAATTTCACGACCTGCAGAAAGAAGAACAACAATCCAATGCATCCTCAACCTGATAGCGGTTTGATTCTCGGAATCGGTAACGTGCTTCTCGGCGATGAGGGCATCGGTCCTGCCGTCATCGCCGGACTCGGCAAAGAGAAACTGCCCCACGGCTGGCATCTGCTTGATGGCGGTACCGGTGGCTTTCTTCTGCTGGAGTGCTTCAGAACTTTCCCGAGACTGATACTGATTGATGCCTGCCTGGATAACCAGCCGGAAGGTACCATCACCATCCGCCATCCCCGGTTTGCCGCGGACTACCCGTCGTCTCTCTCTGCACATGACATCGGACTTGCCGATCTGGTCCGGACGGCTCAGCTTTTGGGAGATCAGCCTGCGGTCCACCTGATCACCATTTCGGTGAAGGAATCAAATCTTATTACCGGTGAATTATCGCCTGCCATCCGTGCGGTTATTCCGGATGTGATCCGTGAAGTGATAAATTTGATTGCTGAAGAAGTGGTGATTTCTTAACAATCCGAACAGGATGAATAGATAGATATTCCTCCCTTTTCAACCCGCTCCAGTTTGTCACGAAACGTAGACGGGCTCAAGCCCAGACGGTGAGCAGCCTGCTGCTTGTTTCCACCCGTTTCTGCCATTGCATACCGTATCAGCCGACCTTCAAGACAGTGCACCACCTGCTCAAATGTTTTTTCCTGTCCGATCAGACAGGAAAGGCAATCCGTTCCAGAAACAGATGAAAATCCGAATGGCAGAAAATCTTCTGGTAAATCCGGCAAACCGGTTTTTGAATCATTCAGCAAAACCAGACGGTGAACCACATTTTTCAGCTCTCTGATGTTTCCCGGCCAGTCATGCGCCATTAAACGGGACAACACCTTTTCATCCAGCCGTATCGGCGCTCCGTTGCCGAATTGTCTGTTGAAAAAATCAACCAGCAGGGGAATGTCTTCCCGACGGTCCCGCAATGGAGGAAGCTGAACCGGATAGACGTGAAGCCGGTAGTATAAATCGGACCGGAACCGACCGGAATCCACCATTTTCTTCAGGTTGACTTTGGAGGCAACCACCAACCGGACATCCACTTTGACAGGATGGATGCCCCCGACTCTGATCATGTCCCCCGATTCAAGAAACCGCAACAATTTCGTCTGAATGGAAAGAGGCACATCATCAATGTCATCAAGAAACAGGGTCCCGCGATTGGCCACCTCGAACAGTCCCTTTTTTTCGGTGGTGGCACTGGTATAGGCACCCCGCTCATGACCAAACAATTCGCTTGCCAGCAAATCTTCAGGCATGGCCGAGAGGGAAAGTTTTACAAAAGGGAAAGGAGCCCGGTCGCTCGTCTGATGGATGTAATCGGCAAGCACTTCCTTACCGGTTCCGGTCTCGCCGGTTATCAGGATGGTGGTCTGGGTCGGAATGACCCGATCCAGATTCCGGAGCAGCTCCTGAATCCGTGGATTCCGACTGATGATCACCACCGGATTTTCCATGGGCTCTTTCCTTTCTGAATGTCAGTAATCAGATCTGGTCCGTTTCTCCCGCCATCGATTCCCGTCTGCGGTAGGTAAAGTACGCCGCACAGGCTCCTTCCGATGACACCATGGGGGCACCTACCGGTCGTTCCGGATTGCAAACCGTTCCGAACAGCGGACAGTCGGTGGGCTCTGCCTTTCCCATCATGACCTGCCCGGCCATGCAGTCGGCCGATTCCTTTGTTTTGATCGAGCCAACATTGAATTTTTTCTCTGCATCCCACGCCGCATATTCCTCACGTAACCGGAATCCCGAGGATGGTATTTCACCAATTCCCCGCCAGTTCCGGTCGGTGATGGTAAACAGATCCTTCAGCAATTGACGGGCCTGCACATTACCTTCCCGTCGGACAATCCGGTTATACTGATTCACCACCGACACCGATCCCGATTCCAGTTGCCGGACGACCTGCAATACTCCCGACAAAATATCCACCGGTTCAAAACCCGTCACTACAATGGGAATGGAAAACTCCTCGGCCAGCGGTTCATACTCTTCATAGCCCATAACGGTACACACATGACCCGCAGCCAGAAAACCCTGTATTTCACAATCGGGCTGCGACATCAGAAACCGGATGGCGGGCGGGACCAACACCTGGCTGGCCAGCAGGGAAAAATTCCTCAAGCCCAATTGAGCGGCCACTTTGACGGCCATGGCGTTGGCCGGAGAGGTGGTTTCAAATCCGACACCAAAAAAAACGATCTCCTTATCCGGGGTTCGTTCTGCCAGACGAACCGCATCGAGCGGTGAGTACACCATCCGGATATCAACCCCATTGGCTTTAAGCGTCAGAAAGTCGGTTTCCGATCCGGGCACGCGCATCATATCGCCAAAGGTCGTCAGAATCACGCCGGGCATACGGGCAATGGTCAGCGCCTGATCAATCAGTTCCAGCGGTGTCACACAGACGGGGCAGCCAGGTCCATGCACCAGACGGATTTCCGGCGGAAGAAAGTCATCGATGCCATATTTCAGAATGGAGTGCGTCTGGCCCCCGCAGATTTCCATGAGTGTCCAGTCGCGGGTGGTGATGTGTTCCAGTTCCGCTGCCAGCCGGCGAACCAGATCGGCATCGCGGTATTCATCCTGATACTTCATTGCGGCACCTCTCCTTCTCCCAGTTCACGCAGCAGTTCAAGGGTTTTTTCGGCCTCTTCCTGATCAATGATGTTCAAGGCAAATCCCACATGAACCAACACATAATCCCCCACCACGGCTTCAGGAACCCATTGCAGCGAGATATCTTTCACCACGCCGGCAAAGGACACTTTTCCCATCCGCAGCATGGCATCATCCTGATTAATCGAGAGTACTTTTCCTGGTATGGCGAGACACATATTTTTCAGTTAAGAGTTAAGAGTTAAGAGTTAAGAGTTAAAGGATATGAAAACAAAAATCAGCCCTTCGACTTTGCCTGGTCACTGAGCACCATCGAAGTGCAGGGACCGAGAACAGAGAACAGTGATCAGTAAAATCCGGATCCTGAGGTGAAAGTTTACCCCGATGAAGTCGGGGAAGGGTAAGGGTTTTTCCGTCACCTAACTACTGTCTCCTTTATTTAAGCACATACGATTCAATCTGGCTGATCCAATACAAATACCCTTTTCCGCTCAGGTGCAGGCCATCGCCAGAATCAAACTCTTTTTTCAGAAAGCCGTTTTCAACCATGCCGGCATACAGGTCAATAAATACAAATTGATTTTTCCTGCAATAATCCTTCAATTGTTCATTTATATACTTGACCGATTCAGTTAAGTCTGCACCCGTGGTCTCGCTCTTTCGGTTTGTCGGTAACAAGCTTTGTATAAATAGCTGTGTTTTCCCTGATCCGGAACGAATGACATTGACCAGACCCAGGTAATCAGAAAGAACTGAATCTTTATCCCGTCCCTTAATAAGATCATTGATTCCGATTTCAAGGAAAATGGCTTTCGGTTTCGATCGGATGACCTCATCAATCCGTGCTTTGACGCTTTGAATCTGGTCTGCATGAATGCCACGATTTTTAATATTAACTCCAGGAAACAGTTCATGCCATTCAAAATGATCGGTCAGGGAATTTCCCAACATGATCACTTCATTGCTGTCATCAGGCAGGGCTTGAAAAACATCGTCCTTTCCCATGAAATGTGACAGTTTGGGCCTATCGGCTGGGCGAGTGGATTCAACAGCTGGATTGTTCACAAACCTGTAATAGAAATGCCGACCTGCATAGACCAGCAACACCCCGTTCAGTGCAAGAGAAATCACTAAAAGCCAGGTTAGTTTTTTATTCATGTACGTTCAGCTGGTTTTTAATCCTGTCACCAATTTCAATTGATCATTCATTTTGTGAAATATTCATAAATGGTAACGGAGGCATTCTGTCTTCTGAATTCTGAATTCTGAATTCTGAATTCTTTCCCCTTTCCCCTATCTCCTCCCGGCTTTCC
Protein-coding regions in this window:
- the hypD gene encoding hydrogenase formation protein HypD → MKYQDEYRDADLVRRLAAELEHITTRDWTLMEICGGQTHSILKYGIDDFLPPEIRLVHGPGCPVCVTPLELIDQALTIARMPGVILTTFGDMMRVPGSETDFLTLKANGVDIRMVYSPLDAVRLAERTPDKEIVFFGVGFETTSPANAMAVKVAAQLGLRNFSLLASQVLVPPAIRFLMSQPDCEIQGFLAAGHVCTVMGYEEYEPLAEEFSIPIVVTGFEPVDILSGVLQVVRQLESGSVSVVNQYNRIVRREGNVQARQLLKDLFTITDRNWRGIGEIPSSGFRLREEYAAWDAEKKFNVGSIKTKESADCMAGQVMMGKAEPTDCPLFGTVCNPERPVGAPMVSSEGACAAYFTYRRRESMAGETDQI
- the cybH gene encoding Ni/Fe-hydrogenase, b-type cytochrome subunit — its product is MLRKAEQLYRIYVWELPVRFFHWVTVITVGVLIVTGYLIGDPIVLQHGGNDASMSYWFGWVRFIHFVAAYVFLFNFIIRIYWGFVGNKYVHWRNFFPYRKKHLKNMLDVLTVDVFQFKHKDIESPAHNSIAYFTYFIVYLAFIFEIVTGFGLYAAMSHSWIAQSFSWIIPLMGGDLAARQWHHAIMWLLIVFTIFHVYLVFFHDYVDGSGVTTSMVGGWKFISRKKFHDLQKEEQQSNASST
- a CDS encoding hydrogenase maturation protease translates to MHPQPDSGLILGIGNVLLGDEGIGPAVIAGLGKEKLPHGWHLLDGGTGGFLLLECFRTFPRLILIDACLDNQPEGTITIRHPRFAADYPSSLSAHDIGLADLVRTAQLLGDQPAVHLITISVKESNLITGELSPAIRAVIPDVIREVINLIAEEVVIS
- a CDS encoding sigma-54-dependent Fis family transcriptional regulator — encoded protein: MENPVVIISRNPRIQELLRNLDRVIPTQTTILITGETGTGKEVLADYIHQTSDRAPFPFVKLSLSAMPEDLLASELFGHERGAYTSATTEKKGLFEVANRGTLFLDDIDDVPLSIQTKLLRFLESGDMIRVGGIHPVKVDVRLVVASKVNLKKMVDSGRFRSDLYYRLHVYPVQLPPLRDRREDIPLLVDFFNRQFGNGAPIRLDEKVLSRLMAHDWPGNIRELKNVVHRLVLLNDSKTGLPDLPEDFLPFGFSSVSGTDCLSCLIGQEKTFEQVVHCLEGRLIRYAMAETGGNKQQAAHRLGLSPSTFRDKLERVEKGGISIYSSCSDC
- a CDS encoding hydrogenase small subunit, whose translation is MNNKDKTLWEDMQSRGYSRRDFLKFCAWVGAFIGIESTGIGKVVHAMETQKRPAVIWMHFQECTCCSESFLRSSHPIVADMLLNTISLDYSETLMAASGHQAEAALQETIKANNGNYLLLIEGSVPTKENGVYCCIGGKTAGSILEEVAGGAKAIIAWGSCASNGCVQGAYPNPTGATPIHELIHGKPIIKVPGCPPIGEVMAGIIVHLMAFGSIPHLDGLGRPMAFYSRRVHDTCYRRPNYDAGLFVEQFDDENARKGYCLYKVGCRGPVTYNACGVTRWNDGTSFPIQSGHGCIGCSEANFWDHGPFYQHLASFPGFGIETNADTIGLGLGIATGAGILTHAVVTNVAKKKVIRKHIDESVREDEPIKEEGE
- the hypE gene encoding hydrogenase expression/formation protein HypE; translation: MTTHFSCPIPVTTHTQILLGHGSGGTLMNQLLEKHIFSRFRNSMIQERHDGAMLPVQTGTLAFSTDSYVVHPLIFPGGTIGDLAVNGTVNDLAMCGAIPRYLSLAFIIEEGLPLSTFEVILESIATSAAAAGVEIVTGDTKVVERGKGDGLFINTSGIGTIPTGISIRPANIRPGDQILVNGPVAAHGMAIMAVRDGLEFDAPILSDSRPLNGLVQAMLAADPTIRVMRDATRGGLSSALNELATACSHTIRIRETDIPIDEPVAAACELLGFDPLYVANEGVFVSFVAAETAQKVLQVMRNHPAGERAAIIGEVTSEATPRVIMKTRIGSNRVVDMLAGDQLPRIC
- a CDS encoding HypC/HybG/HupF family hydrogenase formation chaperone, encoding MCLAIPGKVLSINQDDAMLRMGKVSFAGVVKDISLQWVPEAVVGDYVLVHVGFALNIIDQEEAEKTLELLRELGEGEVPQ
- a CDS encoding sialate O-acetylesterase codes for the protein MNKKLTWLLVISLALNGVLLVYAGRHFYYRFVNNPAVESTRPADRPKLSHFMGKDDVFQALPDDSNEVIMLGNSLTDHFEWHELFPGVNIKNRGIHADQIQSVKARIDEVIRSKPKAIFLEIGINDLIKGRDKDSVLSDYLGLVNVIRSGSGKTQLFIQSLLPTNRKSETTGADLTESVKYINEQLKDYCRKNQFVFIDLYAGMVENGFLKKEFDSGDGLHLSGKGYLYWISQIESYVLK
- a CDS encoding nickel-dependent hydrogenase large subunit, with the translated sequence MAERIVIDPVTRIEGHLRLEIEVRNGKVVDAYSAGTMVRGIELIVKDRDPRDVWAFVERVCGVCTTVHALASVRAVEDALDYQIPPNADLIRNIMFCTQYMQDHVVHFYHLHALDWVDVVSALKADPAETARLAQSISSWPKSSVGHFRDLQKRLKGFVDSGQLGIFSKGYWGHKAYHLPPEANLMAVSHYLDALEWQKEVVRIHAVFGGKNPHPNYLVGGVPCSFNIEESNAINAERLALVKHLLDEAHTFVEQVYLPDLMAIASFYKEWGAIGGGLENYLAYGDLPTNQFTDPSSFKFPRGVILNRDLSKVYEVDGKDPEQIKEFISRSWYEYLEGDEVGKHPWNGVTNLAYSGPKPPYEHLKVEEKYSWLKTPRWKGFPVEVGPLSRMLVGYAAGQEEIKETVGAALRDLNVPVTALFSTLGRTAARGIETRLVSRWSLEFYNQLVSNIRNGDTRTFNDAKWDPDLWPETAKGVGLSEAPRGALAHWIVIKNKKTENYQMVVPSTWNASPRDSKGQMSAYESSLIGTPVADPLNPLEVLRTIHSFDPCLACAVHLYDEKGSYIHQIGTW
- a CDS encoding T9SS type A sorting domain-containing protein codes for the protein MLKSTILSGLFFLSPFLSVAQWIHEPSVTDPELYDLHSDGGQLVVTGSSGVWIRENEKSGWEFKSIQSDIDLVASFTTHQQNWYAGVLDGAVYRSDNQGDSWEPLTAGYPVFGDPPQFLYPQSLTVWKNQVVTGTVGSGVYQLNGNTWQAMNSGLISNLHYNINQLFTDGDTLIASAGANGTFAYRSPDGSDWSHTPFGTFSGEILFILGGVRTDSGSLLLSATNGIYRASSVSGPFTHVAPSSRFFSFAPMVQSGDSVYVFLSRLTGSYLLTSGDDGLTWNQTQWWPGTVVYDMVTLNDTLWISTSTGVYHQAVKKTPVSVKEPELPSAFSLGIVYPNPVNPSAQFDLTVHHSTNVNLTLYSITGQILQQVYAGPVGPGSHSFRIDAAGLSSQVAFIRAEGEGRQMTRKVVILK